A DNA window from Onthophagus taurus isolate NC chromosome 1, IU_Otau_3.0, whole genome shotgun sequence contains the following coding sequences:
- the LOC139429900 gene encoding KRAB-A domain-containing protein 2-like, which produces MAGIEKLIVPMQENDSEVIFYVTQEDLFDVLYDIHLAIGHGGRDRIIKELYKKYKNITQKHIKSFLNICEVCQQKKKSEKKGVVVKPLISQHLNSRCQVDLIDFQSHPDGNYKFIMVYQDHMTKFVVLKPLETKRADEVALHILEIFLLFDDPTILQSDNGREFCNKLIESLQKMWPELKLVHGKPRHSQSQGSVERANQDIENMLTTWMQQNNSNKWNKGLQFVQFMKNCAYHSGIKRTRKLD; this is translated from the exons ATGGCAG gtattgaaaaattaattgtaccGATGCAAGAAAATGATAGTGAAGTAATCTTTTATGTTACACAAGAAGATTTGTTTGATGTGCTTTATGACATTCATCTTGCAATTGGACATGGAGGCAGAGATAGgataattaaagaattatataaaaaatataaaaatataacgcAGAAACATATAAAGAGTTTCTTAAACATCTGCGAAGTCTGTCAGCAAAAAAAGAAGAGCGAAAAGAAAGGAGTTGTGGTAAAACCGTTAATTTCACAACATTTAAATAGTCGTTGTCAGGTGGATCTTATTGATTTCCAATCCCATCCAGatggaaattataaatttattatggtATATCAGGATCATATGACAAAATTTGTTGTACTAAAACCGTTAGAAACAAAGCGCGCAGATGAAGTTGCTTTGCATATACTTGAGATATTCCTCCTTTTTGATGATCCAACTATATTGCAATCCGATAATGGTCGtgagttttgtaataaactgATAGAAAGCTTACAAAAAATGTGGCCGGAACTGAAACTTGTACATGGTAAGCCGAGGCATAGCCAGAGTCAAGGGAGCGTCGAAAGGGCGAACCAAGATATTGAAAACATGCTCACCACTTGGATGCAACAAAATAATAGCAATAAATGGAATAAAGGACTACAATTTgttcaatttatgaaaaattgcGCCTACCATTCCGGTATTAAAAGGACCCGAAAGTTGGATTAA
- the LOC139429907 gene encoding uncharacterized protein, with amino-acid sequence METHVEQSNVDNNDKENVSNADKDNEETNEEIEERKCIICLDNCLENCCLCTDCLKPVHFRCTVETFNIDGDRMDPSHLCLLCYKRNSIINERNDAKEGLCQQAKKMKITSDKLHPSADVGSTVRVKIPDVDRGRGDPRSVLAVVLEVTDDNYYKLGTRNGIINQLYARSQFSVCDEKLVTTEEVPSKEMSLRTVAIAQSIGTGQGFKKCACTKKCETKKCLCKRSNLLCNSKCHGSNPCTNK; translated from the coding sequence ATGGAGACACATGTAGAACAATCTAACGTCGACAACAAcgataaagaaaatgttagcAACGCCGACAAGGATAATGAAGAAACGaatgaagaaattgaagaaagaaaatgtataattTGTTTGGACAATTGCTTAGAGAATTGTTGCCTTTGCACTGACTGTTTAAAACCAGTGCATTTCAGATGTACAGTAGAAACATTTAATATAGACGGCGATAGAATGGATCCAAGTCACCTATGCCTATTATGTTACAAAAGAAATTCGATTATAAATGAACGTAACGATGCTAAAGAAGGTTTATGTCAACAAGccaaaaaaatgaagattaCTTCTGATAAGTTACACCCCTCGGCAGATGTTGGTTCGACTGTTCGTGTCAAAATTCCCGATGTAGACCGTGGAAGAGGTGATCCAAGGTCTGTATTGGCTGTTGTACTAGAAGTCACTGACGATAATTACTATAAATTGGGCACAAGAAATGGTATAATTAATCAATTGTATGCGAGGTCTCAATTTAGCGTGTGTGATGAGAAACTTGTAACAACCGAAGAAGTTCCTTCTAAAGAGATGTCGCTGCGGACGGTGGCAATTGCTCAGTCAATTGGTACGGGGCAAGGctttaaaaaatgtgcttgcacaaaaaaatgtgaaacaaaaaaatgcttATGTAAACGaagtaatttattatgtaattcGAAATGTCATGGTAGTAATCCGTGCACAAATAAATAG